GATGTCCTTCCAGTCCTCGGGAACCGAGACGAGACTGGAGGGGAACGGTCCCCGTGCCGCGGTGACGACCTCGCCCGTCCACAGCGGCGCCGGGTAGGCGAGCGCCGCCCCGACCATCCCGAAAGCGAGAACACGCCCGACGGGTCGCTGGCGGTCGCCCGTCCACGCGCCGTGCAGGGCGAGCGCGCAGAGCGCCACGAAGATGAGGAGCAACATCGGGCCGACCTTCCCGAGCGGCTCCCGGAACAGGTACATCGCCGGAACTCGGTCGTACAGGAAGGCGTTGAGCCCGCCGATCGGCGGATGGAGCCCCTTGCCGACGAAGACGAGCGGCAGGGCGAGCACGATGAGGCTGGTTGCCTGCCGCCTGGTCCGTGGAGCGAGGACGAGGGCCGAAGCGGCGAGAACGGGGAGCGCGAACCGGAGCGCGCCCCACGGCAGCCGGTCCAGACGTTCGGCGTAGGGAAAGAGATCGGGGAGATCCCACGCCCACGTCCCGCTCAGCGTGGCTACGTTGGAAAGGCTGTTCCTCGCGTGCGTCCAGCTCCAGCCGGCGACCGAGGTCTCTGCCGCGATCGAGGAGCGACTCGCGAGCAACGTCACCGAGAACGGCAGGAGCCACCACAGGTTGAGCACGGCCACCCACGGCGTGGCCCGGACGACGAGGCGGCCCGCTCGGTGCAGGGCGGCGCGGCCCCACAGGAGGCCTGAGGCGGCGACGCACAGGAGGACCCACAGCATGGCGGAGGCCAGGAGCGGCGGGTTCAGCGCCAGGTAGGACGCCGTGATCGAGCACACGCCGAGGAGGAACGGTCGCGAGACCCGTTCCCCCGGGGGTGGCTGGTCGGCGGCCCTTGCCTCCCGGAACAGCACGCCGCCCAGCAACGCCATGACCAGCACCGCCCACAGGCTCAGGACGTTCGGAAGCCGCTGGAGGACGAACACGTTAAAGAAAGACAGGAGCCCGGCGGCGGCGGCGACGACGGGCGCAGAGGAGAAGGCGAAGGCGAAGTAGACGACGCACGCCACTCCGGAGGCGGCGACCATCGAGACGAAGAGCCGCTGGGCCGCCTCGGGGCCGAGGCCCAGGGCGTCGCCTAGAGCGAGCATCGCGAGCTCCGGCAGGCGCGCGACGTCGTAGGACGGCCCGCCGGCGGAGCTGAGTTGATGGCCCCATATCGAGAACGCCTCGGCGATCGAGGACCGCCGCTCGAACGGCGGCATGTCCCCCGTTGCCCAGAAGTGCCCAGGCTCGAACCACGACGCGACGACGCCCAGCGTGAGCAAAGACGGTATGCAGTACGCGAGCACCCGGCGTCGCCCGGTCCTAGCCGGCGGCACCTCGGGCGGTGTCGACGACCGCAGCCGCGGGGTGTGCCCGGTCGGAACGAGGATCGAGCCGTTGAGGCGCCGGTGCCTCAACCGGCGCCGGGCGCGGACGCGTGCGGGCGATCGCCGGCTGCGGAGGGTCGAGGCGGTACTGCCTCGGCTCATGGCGAGGAGGATGTCCTTACCGGAGGCGGTTGAAGGGATGGTCGCTGGACGGAACGGGGTGGCGCAGGGGCGGTACGACGCATTCGTCCGGCTCGGTCACTCGCGGAGGTTAGCCTTTCACGCGATGACCCCTCGGCACGCCGCCCGGGACGGACGGCACGGGAGGCGGCGCTGACCGCGATCGGGGTCTCCGTCGTCGTGCCCACCCGGACCTCGATACGGACCATCGAGGCCTGCCTCGCGAGCATCCGGGCGCAGACGGAGGAGGTCGAGATCATCGTCGTGGACAACTCCTCGGACGACGGGACGAGAGAGGCGGCCGAGAGCGTCGCCGACACCGTGATCACGGCGGGGCCCGAACGCAGCGCGCAGCGGAACCTCGGTGCGGCTGCCTCGTCGGGCCGCTACGTGGTCTTCATCGACAGCGACATGGTGCTTGACCCGGAAATCGCCGCCGAGGTCGCCGTCGAGTTCGAGCGTTCCCCCCGTGCCGGCGCGCTGGTCCTCCCCGAGGTTTCGTTCGGGAGCGGCTTTTGGGCGCGGTGCAAGATCCTGGAAAAGGAGCTGTACCTGGGAGACCCCCGCGTGGAGGCGGCGCGGGCGTTCCGCCGTGAGGCCTTTGACCACGCAGGTGGGTACGACACGACGCTGACGGGGCCCGAGGACTGGGACCTCCCCGACCGACTGCGCGCCGCTGGATGGGAGATCGGGCGGATCCGGGCCGTCGTCCGCCACGACGAGGGCCGATTGCGCCTGGCCGAGACCTTCCGCAAGAAGCGCTACTACGGCCGCACGGTGGTGCCATATCTGGCTCGGCACGGTCGCGTCGGAGCGCATAAGGCGGCGAGGACGGCGCTGCTCCGCCGACCGGGGCGCTTCGTCCGCCGGCCGGCGACGTCGTTCGGCCTGCTCGGGCTAAAGGCCGTCGAGCTGGGCGGGTTGGTCGTCGGGATGACGGAGGCCCGGCGCGGCCCGGTTGAGAGAGGCGCCGGCCCCGGACCCGAGGACCCCGGTCCCGCTGGTCCTGCGACTACCGCTTGACGGCCAGGACGCGGATCTCCCGGTAGCGGGGGACGGCCAGTGCCGGCGACGCCAGGTCGCGGACGCGCGGCGCGAGGCGGCCCAGAGCCCGGCTCGCCCCCGGGACCCGCAGGGCGAGCTGGCCGATCGGGAAGCGGATGGGTCCGACCTCCACCGCCCTGCACTCCAGGCCGGCCGCTTCGAGGACGGCCGTCAGCTGGCCGGCGCTGACGTACTCGCGGACGTGGGTAGGGTCGAGCACCCATGATCCGGACTGGTTGCGGTACGGGTACCACGCCCACGGCAGACGCAGCGGGGTCTCCAGGTAGAGAACGCCGCCCGACACCATGGTTCGCGCGATCTCCACGGCCGCGCCGAGGTCGTTGTCTACGTGCTCGATGACGTGGCGGGAGATCGCAAGGGCCACCGAGCCGGGCCGAAGTGGCAGGCGCATCGCGTTGCCCAGCACCACCGCGAAGCCCCTCCGGCGGGCGATGGCGGCCCGGGTGCTCGAGAGCTCCAGCCCCAGCGGCGCCCGTTCGTCCCGCTGGTCCCGCTGGTCCCGCTCGACTGTGAAGAACGCGGCGAGGGTGCCTCCCTCGCCGCAGCCGAGGTCGATCACGGCGCCATCGAGGTGCCGTGACAGGGCAACGGCCCGGCCGAGCAGTTGGGGGATCCGGCTCGTCACCTCGAACTGCGAGTGTGTGGCGGCGTACCGCTCCAGGGAAGCCTGCCGACTCGACGGGGCGGCGGTGACCGGGCGCTGGTGGGCCAAGGGGCCACCTCTCGCGGGCAGGGTGCAGGACGGCCGCCGATGGTAGCCGCCCGACGGCGGCGCCCGGCCCGGTGACGGCGCGGGCGCCGGCGGCGCGCACGGATGCCCGCACCCAACCGGTGGAAGCGCTCGTCGACGCCGGACCGGCGCCCTACCGCGCCAGCGAGCTGGCATCGGCGGCGTCCGTCGCCGTGCCGGTCCTGGTCGCCGTGGTGGTCAGCCAGACGTGGTTCCGGCCCGGACGGTTCATCGCCGGCGGCGACATCCCCCCGTTCGTGCGTGTACCGCTGGCGAACGAGCTCGGGTGGGCGTGGAACCACGCTACGACGGGTGCGGGCTCCACGTCGTTCGACGTCGTCCGCGCGCCGGAGGTGCTGCTGATTCGCGTCGTGACGGCGCTCGGTGGGAGCGAGGTGGTCGCACAGCGCCTGCTCTACGCGCTGCTGCTCGGCCTGGTCGCCTTCGGCGCCGCCCTGTTCACCCGCCGGTTCACCTCGACCTCGCCCGCCGTGGCGTTGGCGGCCGTGTTTTCCGTCCTCAACGCGTTCGTCCTCACGCAGGTCCCCAACCCCTTGGCCCTCGCCGCCCTCGGCCTCATGGGGATCTCGGGCTCGCTCGTCGTCAAGGCCGCCCAGGGCGGCCGCGTGAGCGCCGCCGGGTTCGCGGCCGTCACGGTCGGCTTCTCCTACGTGCTGAGCAACCCACCGCTGTTCGCCGTGGCTGTCGCCTGGTTGGTCGCCCTCGCCGTCCTGGGAACGGCGTTGGGAGGTCCGGGCGGGACCGGCCGGGTCGTACGGCTGTTCCTCTCCGCGCTGCCATGGGCGGTCGCCCTCAATGCCTGGTGGCTCGCCCCTGCGATCTTGACCTTCGTCGGCGGCGGGGCCTCCGAGGTCGGCACTGTGACCGACGTGCGGGCGTGGGCGTGGACGCATGCTCGCTCGAGCATCGGGAACGTCCTCACCCTGAACGCCGGATGGGCATGGGACCACCCTGAGTACACGCCGTACGCAGCGGTCCTCGACCGCCCGCCGTGGGCATGGCTGCGGTACGTGCCGGTGATCGCCGTCTTTGCCGCGCCGCTCGTCGCGAGCGGGGTGGTGCGGCGGGCGTCGGTGGTCCTGCTCTCCATGGTCCTCGGCATCGTCGTGGTGGCAAAGGGCCTGCACCCACCGCTGTCGGAGCTGAACCTGTGGGCCTACGACCATCTTCCTGCGATGTGGCTGCTTCGCGAACCATCGACGAAGGCCGGCGCGCCGCTCGTGCTCGTGTACGCGGCCCTTGTCGCCGTCGCAGCCGCGGGCCTGATCGCAAGGTTGCGCCCGCTGCGAGGTCGTGCCCGCACGGCCGGCGCGGCGGTCGCCGTGGTGGCCGCCGTGGCGCTCGTCGCCTTTCCGCATCCGCTCTGGACGGGAGGCGCCGTCCCGAACGGGGGCGGAGCCGCCCGTTCGAGTCACGTCGCCATCCCGGATGGTTGGCGGGAGGCCGCCTCCTTCCTCGACGCGTCACCGGCACGGGGCAAGGCATTGGTCCTCCCCCTGGCGGACTACTACCAGCGGCAGACCACGTGGGGGTACTACGGCGTCGACGCCATACCAGGATTGCTCGTCCGCCGAACCACGATCCAGCCCCTGCCGGAGAGCTACTTCCGTCCCGACGCGGGGTTCCTCGGCGTGGTCCAGGACGTGGAGCGGGCGCTTCTCGAGCGCCGTACGGAGGCCGTTCTCCCGTTGCTGCGCGCCCTCGGGGTGAGCCACGTCGTCGTCCGCCGCGACGTCGAGCCTCGTGGGGTGCGACGTCCCACGGCCGACCCCGACGCGCTCGCGGAGGCGCTGTCCAGGATGGAGCAGGTGCGGCTCGGGGGCTCGTTCGGCGTCGCCGACGTGTATGAGGTCGCCGGCGTGGGCGCCGAGACCGTGCAGATCCGGGACGGATCTGGGGTTCCGGACCGTGCCGCGGCAACGTCCTGGGCGCGCCACGGCCCGGCGCGTTATGTCGTCGACGTTCGCGCCGACGGGCGTCCGTTCACGCTCGTGCTAGCCGAGACGTTCGACGCCGGTTGGCGGCTCCGGGGACTCCCGCGCGGCGCGTCGGCGTCCCACGTGGAGGTCGACGGCTACGCCAACGGCTGGCACGTGCGCGCCGCGCCGGGCGATCTGCGCCTCGTCGTGGAACACCGCCCATCGCAGGTCGCCCGCCTCACCGTCGTGGCCTCCACGGCGGCTGCCGTGCTGGCCCTGGCGATGGCGGCCATCGGCTCGCCCCGCATGCTCGGGCGCGACCGCGTCGCCGGGCCACATCCGACTCGGCGCCGCGACCGTGAGGAAGCCACGCCGTGAGCGCAGCAACCGACGAGCACGCCCCGTCCGTCTCGTCCGGTCGCCTCTCGGTATCGCTGGTCCTGGCCGCCGCCGGGGTCGCCTCTTCTGTCGCCGGGCGTTCGTCGCCCGTCTGGCTGGTCGGCACCGCGGCGTTCTGGCTGGCGGCCATAGTGGCCTTCGCGTCGACCTGGGCCCCGTGGCTGCTCGGCCGCTGTTTTGTGACTCTCCTGATCACCGCACTGGTGACGTCGGTCGCTGCGACGGTGGCATGGTCACTCGTGCCTGTGGCGATGGTGCTCTGGGTGGCGGTGGCGTGGTCGTCCAAGATGCCCTGGACGTGGCTGCTCGTCGCCGGCGTCGGTACAGTCGGGGCGGCTGCGACGGCGACAGCGGTGGGCCTCCCGGCCTTGGCAGAGGACCTGGCCCTGACCGGCTACGCCCTCGCCTTCATGGGTTGTGGCCTCGCCTTGGCCCCCGGCTCCGACCTCCGAACGCCCACGCGTGCCCGACCGACATCGACCGACGTCGCGGGTGCCCGGACGGACGGGGACTGCGAGTGAAGCAAGCTCCCACGCCCCTCGTGGGGGGATTTCGCTCGGTGTCGCCGCTGGCCGCCAACGGAGCGGCACCGGCGTAGCATCGCGTCGTGGCCCCGGTGCTGTTCGCGCTGTTCCTGGTGGTCCCCTTCGTGGAGCTGTTCGTGATCCTCCAGGTGGGCCAGGCCATCGGTGCTTTGAACACGGTCGCCGCGCTGGTCCTGGTCAGCGTGGTCGGCGCCTGGCTGGTGAAGCGGGAGGGGCTGGGCGTCGTGCGCCGGGTGCAGGAGCGGGTCGCCCGGGGCGCCGTGCCGGGCCGCGAGCTGGTCGACGGGGCGCTGATCCTCTTCGCCGGCGCCCTCCTGCTGACGCCGGGGTTCGTCACCGACCTGGTCGCTATCCTCCTCCTCCTGCCCCCCGTCCGCGCCGCCGTGCGGGCGTCGGCCACCCGCTATCTCCGCCGGCGGGCCGACATCCGGACGTTCGGTCCCGGCCGCCACTTCTGATCGGGATCGGGCCCGGCCCACCGGTGGCATGACGCCGCGCCCGCGCCGCGCGAGGCTCGCGGGCAGGGAAGGAGCCCGCGCCGTCGAACTGTGAGGGCACCTGCATGTCCGAGCGAAACACCGGAAACCGTCCACTTGTCACGCTGCCCGAGGCGGCGGCCTACCTGAACGTCCCCACGGACATCGTGCGGGGGCTCCTCGACGCGCAGTTCCTCGAGGCCACCGACGAGGGCCCGGACGGGCCGCTGCTGGCGCTGGTCGACGTCAAGGCGTTCCTGGCCCGCAACGCCGAGAACGGCGCCGGCAACCTCGTCGTCACCGAGCCCGACAGCGCCGACCCCGAGGCCCTCCTCGCCGCCCTCGACGGCCGCTCCGAGGAGATGGCCCGGCGGGCGTTCGACATCTTCGGTGCCGTGTTCCCCGAGGCCCAGGGCTGGTCGCTGCGCCAGCAGGCCCGGTTCGTGGAGCAGGCCAAGGGCCGGTTCGAGGCCATCCTGGCCGTCACCGGGCAGGGCGCCGAGGTGGACGAGGCCCTCGTCGACGACCTCCAGGACGTCGGCGCCGCCGCCGCCTGGGACGGGTCGCCGCTGCCCCAGCTGCTGGTGGTGCTGCGCATCTCCCGCGACCTCGTCGTGCAGACGGCGGTCGAGCTGGCCGAGGAGCGGGGTGGCCACTGGGGGCTCGCCCTCTCCCTGCTCCTGACCCGGGTCCTGCCGGCCATGGACCGGCTCACCGACGCCCTGGCCCAGGGGTACTGGGCGGCGGTCATCAAGCGCCAGCAGGAGGCCCGGGCCCGGTACGAGCACGTCGTCGAGCACTCGTCCGACGGCATCTACGAGGTCGACCTCGAGGGCCGCCTGAAGTACGCCAACCCGTCGCTGGCCGTGATCCTCGGCGTCCCGCCCGAGCAGCTGGAGGGGGCCGAGCTGTCGTCGGTGATGGCGGCGGAGCCGCCGTCGGCCGCCGCCCTGCCCGAGTCGGCCACCGACGCGCCGGTGCGATCGGAGATCACGATCGTGCGCCCCGACGGCGTCCGCCGCATCCTCGACCGGCGGGTGACCCCCCGGGTTGACGACGGCGAGCTGGTCGGTTACCAGTGCGTGGTGAGCGACGTCACCGCCGCCCACGACGTCGAGAGCGAGAAGAACGAGTTCATGTCCCTGGTCACCAGCGACCTGCGGGGCCCCATGGGCACGATCCTCTCCCTGGCCTCGTCGCTGGAGTCGGCGGGCGACGACGTGACCGCCGAGCGCGTCCGCCGCCTGGGGTCGTCCATCCGCGGGCAGGCGGAGCGGGTGTCGCGGCTGGCCGACGACCTGTCCGACATCAGCCGACTGGAGTCCAACACCTTCCGGCTCAGCCCCAGCCCGGTGGAGCTCGGTCCCCTGGTGGAGACGGCTCTGGCCAGGCTCGGGCACCCCGAAGGGGTCGCCGTCCAGGTGCCGCCCGGGATCCCGGTGGTGGCCGACGCCCGGCGGCTCGAGCAGGTGGTGGCCAACCTGGTCGACAACGCCCTCCAGCACGGCTCGGCGCCCGTGCAGGTGACCGTCGAGTCGGTGGCCGACGGCATGCTGGAGCTGTCGGTGACCGACGCCGGCCCCGGCGTGCCGGCGGGGCTGGTGCCCACGCTGTTCAGCCGGGTGCGGACCCTCGGGCGCGAGAACCGCGACCGTTCCCGGGGGACGGGGCTCGGGCTTTCGCTCGTGCGCAGCCTGGTCGAAGCCATGGGCGGGCGGATCTGGTACGAGACGGCGCCCTCGGGCGGGGCCTCGTTCCGGTTCACCCTC
This portion of the Acidimicrobiales bacterium genome encodes:
- a CDS encoding glycosyltransferase family A protein, with translation MPTRTSIRTIEACLASIRAQTEEVEIIVVDNSSDDGTREAAESVADTVITAGPERSAQRNLGAAASSGRYVVFIDSDMVLDPEIAAEVAVEFERSPRAGALVLPEVSFGSGFWARCKILEKELYLGDPRVEAARAFRREAFDHAGGYDTTLTGPEDWDLPDRLRAAGWEIGRIRAVVRHDEGRLRLAETFRKKRYYGRTVVPYLARHGRVGAHKAARTALLRRPGRFVRRPATSFGLLGLKAVELGGLVVGMTEARRGPVERGAGPGPEDPGPAGPATTA
- a CDS encoding class I SAM-dependent methyltransferase, encoding MTSRIPQLLGRAVALSRHLDGAVIDLGCGEGGTLAAFFTVERDQRDQRDERAPLGLELSSTRAAIARRRGFAVVLGNAMRLPLRPGSVALAISRHVIEHVDNDLGAAVEIARTMVSGGVLYLETPLRLPWAWYPYRNQSGSWVLDPTHVREYVSAGQLTAVLEAAGLECRAVEVGPIRFPIGQLALRVPGASRALGRLAPRVRDLASPALAVPRYREIRVLAVKR
- a CDS encoding FxsA family protein, producing the protein MAPVLFALFLVVPFVELFVILQVGQAIGALNTVAALVLVSVVGAWLVKREGLGVVRRVQERVARGAVPGRELVDGALILFAGALLLTPGFVTDLVAILLLLPPVRAAVRASATRYLRRRADIRTFGPGRHF
- a CDS encoding ATP-binding protein, with translation MSERNTGNRPLVTLPEAAAYLNVPTDIVRGLLDAQFLEATDEGPDGPLLALVDVKAFLARNAENGAGNLVVTEPDSADPEALLAALDGRSEEMARRAFDIFGAVFPEAQGWSLRQQARFVEQAKGRFEAILAVTGQGAEVDEALVDDLQDVGAAAAWDGSPLPQLLVVLRISRDLVVQTAVELAEERGGHWGLALSLLLTRVLPAMDRLTDALAQGYWAAVIKRQQEARARYEHVVEHSSDGIYEVDLEGRLKYANPSLAVILGVPPEQLEGAELSSVMAAEPPSAAALPESATDAPVRSEITIVRPDGVRRILDRRVTPRVDDGELVGYQCVVSDVTAAHDVESEKNEFMSLVTSDLRGPMGTILSLASSLESAGDDVTAERVRRLGSSIRGQAERVSRLADDLSDISRLESNTFRLSPSPVELGPLVETALARLGHPEGVAVQVPPGIPVVADARRLEQVVANLVDNALQHGSAPVQVTVESVADGMLELSVTDAGPGVPAGLVPTLFSRVRTLGRENRDRSRGTGLGLSLVRSLVEAMGGRIWYETAPSGGASFRFTLPVPRRRRGDEPVTL